In the Deinococcus ficus genome, one interval contains:
- a CDS encoding DinB family protein has product MDVNLEHSLALLDRTPATLTALLSGLPEGWLHANEGEGTWSPFDVLGHLVDGERVNWLPRLRVILEHGEAGTFAPFDRFAHLNANGHRSVDDLLAEFTRLRGENVAAVRALHLTPADLARTGRHPEFGPVTLGQLIATWTAHDLAHLVQVSRTMARTYRDAVGPWRAYLSVMG; this is encoded by the coding sequence ATGGACGTGAACCTGGAGCACTCGCTGGCCCTGCTGGACCGCACGCCCGCCACCCTCACCGCCCTGCTGTCCGGCCTGCCGGAGGGGTGGCTGCACGCGAACGAGGGCGAGGGCACCTGGAGTCCCTTCGACGTGCTGGGGCACCTGGTGGACGGTGAACGCGTGAACTGGCTGCCGCGGCTGCGCGTGATCCTGGAGCACGGTGAGGCCGGCACGTTCGCGCCCTTCGACCGCTTCGCGCACCTGAACGCCAACGGGCACCGCAGCGTGGACGACCTGCTGGCCGAGTTCACCCGCCTGCGCGGGGAGAACGTCGCGGCCGTGCGGGCCCTGCACCTGACGCCCGCGGACCTGGCGCGCACCGGCCGGCACCCGGAGTTCGGGCCGGTCACGCTGGGCCAGCTGATCGCCACCTGGACCGCCCATGATCTGGCGCACCTCGTGCAGGTGTCGCGCACCATGGCCCGCACGTACCGGGACGCCGTCGGCCCCTGGCGGGCCTACCTGTCCGTGATGGGCTGA
- a CDS encoding YkvA family protein, with the protein MIARVRFIWRDALALLYAIRDHRTPGRARGAAALALLYALSPVDLLPDVAPLLGWGDDVVIVPTILALAARSLPAPVLADARARSARLGRRLPWLLPALGAVLVLGVAALIWGLVRLLGG; encoded by the coding sequence GTGATCGCCCGTGTTCGCTTCATCTGGCGGGACGCCCTGGCGCTCCTGTACGCCATCCGTGACCACCGCACGCCGGGCCGCGCCCGGGGCGCGGCGGCCCTCGCGCTGCTGTACGCCCTGAGCCCGGTGGACCTGCTGCCGGACGTCGCGCCGCTGCTGGGATGGGGGGACGACGTGGTGATCGTGCCGACCATCCTGGCGCTGGCCGCCCGGTCCCTGCCGGCGCCCGTGCTGGCCGACGCCCGCGCCCGCAGCGCCCGGCTGGGCCGCCGCCTGCCCTGGCTGCTGCCGGCCCTGGGTGCCGTGCTGGTGCTGGGCGTGGCGGCGCTGATCTGGGGGCTGGTGCGGCTCCTGGGCGGCTGA
- a CDS encoding response regulator transcription factor produces the protein MRLLFVEDDPRIAEPTADALREAGYAVTWAQTGPAGLEAAMLGEYPLIVLDVMLPGLDGFQIARELREGGVDSAILFLTARGELTDRVEGLDLGGDAYLVKPFAVPELLATLRALARRERGQGASRVTFAGGRGTLDTVARTVTWDGQEVAVTGREYSLLEVLAQAPERWFTREDLLDRVWGPEFGGEARIVDVYVRYVRRKLAPEAISSERGRGYRAER, from the coding sequence ATGCGCCTGCTGTTCGTCGAGGACGACCCCCGCATTGCCGAACCGACCGCGGACGCCCTGCGGGAGGCCGGGTACGCGGTCACCTGGGCGCAGACCGGCCCGGCGGGCCTGGAAGCCGCCATGCTGGGCGAGTACCCCCTGATCGTGCTGGACGTGATGCTGCCCGGCCTGGACGGCTTTCAGATCGCGCGGGAACTGCGCGAGGGCGGCGTGGATTCCGCGATCCTGTTCCTCACCGCCCGCGGCGAACTCACCGACCGGGTGGAGGGCCTGGACCTGGGCGGCGACGCGTACCTCGTCAAGCCGTTCGCGGTGCCGGAACTGCTGGCGACCCTGCGCGCCCTCGCGCGGCGCGAGCGGGGCCAGGGCGCGTCCCGCGTCACGTTCGCCGGGGGGCGCGGCACGCTGGACACTGTGGCCCGCACCGTGACCTGGGACGGGCAGGAGGTCGCCGTGACCGGCCGCGAGTACAGCCTGCTGGAAGTACTCGCGCAGGCCCCGGAACGCTGGTTCACGCGCGAGGACCTGCTGGACCGCGTGTGGGGCCCCGAGTTCGGCGGGGAGGCGCGGATCGTGGACGTGTACGTGCGGTACGTGCGGCGCAAACTGGCGCCGGAGGCGATCAGCAGTGAACGCGGCCGCGGGTACCGCGCGGAACGGTGA
- a CDS encoding sensor histidine kinase produces the protein MKLTLRARLALWAALATGVAVLLVAGGLYFSVNDLLRRAQEDRLQGSVTALQTRLEDALRRQPGADLLGYTITPDLLERVADQDASTRNVEVRVLVPQGGQWVVVATTARFPENLNDLRDLRRPGIFVSGSHLTLFRPLLRGQALMQVASDARVLGDAERAFTRALSALLPLALLLSLLIGWIVAGRLLRPVRALENAARQVGEGSDLRRTLPGAHERDELGRLAYTLQSSYARLADARDREQAFLRAAAHDLRSPLAALTARVEGSLARDRDPDRYRADLREIGTDITRLSTLANHLLLLARDPGAMQHAPVPLRDLAADAVDRARELGEQTGDLADVDLIAPTPVTVPGDRVLLGQAIWNLTVNAVKHAPGATVTVTVESAGTGARVTVQDDGPGVDAATLARLGEAFYRPDASRTADPTGTGGHGLGLALARRAADLHGGTLTLDSAPGRGFRATLTVPGTPPANLLRSAR, from the coding sequence GTGAAGCTGACGCTGCGGGCACGCTTGGCCCTGTGGGCGGCCCTGGCGACCGGCGTGGCGGTGCTGCTGGTCGCGGGCGGGCTGTACTTCTCCGTGAACGACCTGCTGCGCCGCGCGCAGGAAGACCGGCTGCAGGGCAGCGTGACCGCCCTGCAGACCCGGCTGGAGGACGCCCTGCGGCGCCAGCCGGGCGCGGACCTGCTGGGGTACACCATCACCCCGGACCTGCTGGAACGCGTGGCGGATCAGGACGCGAGCACCCGGAACGTGGAGGTGCGCGTGCTCGTCCCCCAGGGCGGGCAGTGGGTGGTCGTGGCGACCACCGCGCGCTTTCCCGAGAACCTGAACGACCTGCGCGACCTGCGCCGGCCGGGCATCTTCGTGTCCGGCTCGCACCTCACGCTGTTCCGGCCCCTGCTGCGCGGGCAGGCGCTGATGCAGGTCGCGTCGGACGCCCGCGTCCTCGGGGACGCCGAGCGGGCCTTCACCCGCGCCCTGAGCGCCCTGCTGCCCCTGGCGCTGCTGCTGTCCCTCCTGATCGGCTGGATCGTCGCCGGGCGGCTGCTGCGCCCCGTGCGCGCCCTGGAGAACGCCGCCCGGCAGGTCGGCGAGGGCAGCGACCTGCGCCGCACGCTGCCAGGCGCCCATGAGCGCGACGAACTCGGGCGGCTGGCCTACACCCTCCAGAGCAGCTACGCCCGACTCGCCGACGCCCGCGACCGCGAACAGGCGTTCCTGCGCGCCGCCGCGCACGACCTGCGCAGCCCCCTGGCCGCCCTCACCGCCCGGGTGGAAGGCAGCCTCGCGCGCGACCGAGACCCGGACCGCTACCGCGCGGACCTGCGCGAGATCGGCACCGACATCACCCGGCTCTCCACCCTCGCCAACCACCTGCTGCTGCTCGCCCGCGACCCGGGCGCCATGCAGCACGCCCCTGTCCCCCTGCGCGACCTCGCCGCGGACGCCGTGGACCGCGCCCGCGAACTCGGCGAGCAGACCGGCGACCTCGCCGACGTGGACCTGATCGCCCCGACCCCCGTGACCGTGCCGGGCGACCGGGTGCTGCTGGGCCAGGCCATCTGGAACCTCACCGTGAACGCCGTGAAACACGCCCCCGGCGCCACCGTCACCGTGACCGTCGAATCTGCCGGCACTGGCGCCCGCGTGACCGTGCAGGACGACGGCCCCGGCGTGGACGCCGCCACCCTCGCCCGTCTGGGCGAGGCGTTTTACCGCCCGGACGCCAGCCGCACTGCCGACCCCACCGGCACCGGCGGCCACGGCCTGGGCCTCGCCCTGGCCCGCCGCGCCGCCGACCTGCACGGCGGCACCCTCACCCTGGACAGCGCGCCCGGCCGGGGCTTCCGCGCCACCCTGACCGTCCCCGGAACGCCCCCCGCCAACCTGCTACGCTCGGCCCGATGA